The following DNA comes from Phytohabitans rumicis.
ACTGGTACGCCGTGGGCGGGCTCCCGACCGGCCCCGCCGCCTGGACGAGCAACGACGGGCAAACCTGGACCGGGGTACGGCTGACGCCCGTCAGCTTCTACGGCAAGCAGAGCACGATCTTCACCGTCGCCTGCCGGGGCACCGACGTCATCGCGGTGGGCGCCGCGTCGGGCGGCGCGCACGGCAACCCGCGTACGAGCACCTGGCGCAGCCGGCCCGACGGCTCCTGGCTGGAGTACGAGCCGGAGTTCGAGCAGTTCGGCGGGCAGGAGTCGGTGGGCGTCGGCGCGGCGGCGGCTGGTCCCGCGGCTGGTCTCACCGGGTGGGCGATCGCCGGCAACTGGCTGGGACCCGACGGCTCCCCCGGCCCGGCGCTGTGGCGCTCGACGGACGGCATCTCCTTCACCCGCGTGCTTGTGGCACCGGCCTCGTCGGCGCGCGGCACGGATGTGGCGTTCGCCGCGGGGCGCTGGATCGTCGTCGGTGAGGCGTACGGCGCCACCCTGTCCGGTGCATCCTGGACCTCGGTCGACGGGACGCGCTGGACCAGCGTGCCGGTCGAGTCGCCGCTGGCGCTGGTCACGCCCGACGGCGACGGCGCGCTGGCGGTCGGCGCCGGCGGCGCATGGTGGTACGACGGCGCCGGCTGGCAGCGCCGGGGCGGGCTGGCCGCCGACGCCCGCTTCCTGAGCCTGACGGCCGGCGACGGCCTGGCCGTGACCACCGGCGGCTCGACGGAGTGCCGCCTGTGGTCGACCCGCGACGGCGGCACGACCTGGCGCGAGCTGACAATGCCAGCCCCGCTCCCGATGACCGCCGAAACGGCCGCATCGGTGGCCGTGGGCGCTGGCCACGTCGTACTCGCCACCGACGACGGCCACCGCTCCCACCTCTGGCTAACAACCGCCGCCCCCTCTAGCCCCCTCCTCCGCGCCCGCTCGCGCCCCGCCCGCGCCCCGCTGGCCCCGTCGATCAAGGGCATATGGTCGTGGTTGGATCTCTTTTCCACGACCGTTTGCCCTTGATCGGCGCGAAAATCCTTGATCGACGGGGATCGGCCGAGGCTGGCGTGCGGCGCGCTGGGGCTGAGGCGGCCCACCGTCGCCGCGCACGGCGAGGCGACTTAGCGCGTGATCGTGGCGACCTATTGCCCCTGGAGGGGTAGTTCCTCGCCACAGTTGCCCACGCGCCGTCTTCTGGGGCCGAACCTTGACGAACGTCGAGGCCACCCCACTCAACGGCGTCGATCAAGGATTTCTCCGTCGATCAAGGGCAAACGGTCGTGGATCGGAGATCAAAGCACGACCATATGCCCTTGATCGACGGGGCGAGCCGCGCAGAGGACGCGCGGGAGGCATCAGTGGGTGGCTAGAAACGGGGAAACCGCCCCCGGAGGGGCGGCTTCTAGCCAGGACATGAAACCCGTCACGGTGGACTTGGCCATGGCGATCTCCACCGGGGCGTGGTGGCTGAGACAGCGAAGGATCACCCAGTCGGTCGGCATCGTCAGGCGTTCCTGGCCCTCCGGCGGCCGCCGCCGCTCGACCACGAGCCCATGCCGGGAGAGCACCCGCTTCGGCCGGATCGCGAAGCTGAACATCCGGTACCAGCGCAGCTCGTCACCGACGAACCGGCCGAAGCCCGGTGACCAGCCGCGCCCGTCGAGCATGGTGGAGACGCGCAGGTTGAGCTTGATGGTGCCGGCACCGGCCACGAGGGCGCGCCGCACGAAGAGCACCGCCACGAAGGCGAGCAGGATGAGTACGCCGACCCCGATCCACTCCAAGACCAGCATCGGCGTCGCTGGTCAGCGCGTAGCTGGGGCGGCTGGGGTGGCGCTCTCGGCGAGCACCGTCACACCCTCGGCGGTGACCGAAAGGAACCCGCCGGCCACGTCGTACGCGATCTGGTCGCCGCCGGTCAGCTTGACGCGTACCTGGGAGGGCTCGGCGAGCTGGCCCAGCAGCGGGGCGTGACCCGGCAGCACTCCGAGCTCGCCCTCGGTGGTCCGCGCGACGACCATGTCGGCCTCGCCGGACCAGACCTTCTCTTCGACGGCTACGAGCTCGACATGCAGTGCCACGCTGTCTCCTCGGTTCAGGGATTGAGCCGAGTCTAGTCAGGTAAGGTACGCCGCCCCAACGAGGGTGGTGGGGACCACAATCATCTTTGGATCAGCTCGGGGTGGGACACCACGAACGTGTCGAGGGTGTCGGCCTGTACGGCGGCGAAGAAGTCCTGCGACGGGTCGAGCAGCTCTTCGCCCTTGTAGTTGCTGCCGGTGCCCACCCCGCGCCCGGGTAGTTTGATCATCGTGATCGAGCTGGCTCGGAGGTTGCGCAGCGTCAGGCCGTAGTCGACCACGCTGTGCCCGCGTCCGTTGAAGATGAGCGACTCGCCGGCCGAGCGGAGCACCTTGTCCAGCTTGACCGGGTTGGTCACCACGTCCTTGCTGAACGCCTGGCTGACCATCGCCTTGATGAACTGCTGCTGGTGCTTCTGCCGTACGTAGTCGCCGCCGACGGTCTTGCGCTGCCGCACGACGTCGAGCGCTTCCCAGCCCTTCAGGTGGTGGGTGCCCTTCTTGTACACCTTCTGCGGGCCGATGTAGCCCTCGCCGTTCGGGTTGCCCTTGCGACCACTGCCGTCGGGCTGGAGGTGCTCGGACTTGACGTCGATGTCGAGGGTCATGGTCACCCCGCCCATGGCGTCGACGATCTTCCTGAAGCCGGTGAAGTTGATGATCGCGCCGGCGTCGAACCGCTTGATGCCGGTGTAGTTGGTGACGGTCTTGGCCAGTAGCTCGAAGCCCCGCGCCGGGTCGGGCTTTTCCTGGCCGGGTACGCGGCTGCCGTACGCCATCGCGGCATTGATCTTGTCGCGGCCACCGTCGAAGTCGGCTTTCGGGAAGGCCGGGATTTCGACGATCAGGTCACGCGGGAGCGAGAAGAGGTAGCCGCGGTCGTGCCCGTCCGGGACCTGCAGGATGAGGATCGAGTCGGAGCGGGGCGGCTCGTTGGGGTTGTTGGCCCGCGGGTCGATGCCGACGAGCAGGAAGTTGAGCGGGCCCTTGATGTCGGTCTTCGGCTCCGCGGCGGCCGCTGCCTCGTCGCCGAAGAGGTCGGCCGTCTCGACCGCGCCCTCATACCGGGCCAGCAGCACCTCGGTCGCGACCAGCGAGCCGCCGCTGCCTAAGAGGAGGAAGGCCCCGAAGATGGTGCACAAAACCGCCCAACGAGGCTTTTTCCGCACCCTCAGGCCCTCCCGTCGCCAATACCTCTCACAGATAGAGACGGGCGGGAGGGCCGAAAGGTTTGCTCGGACCTACGAGATCTACTTCATCAGTTCGCGGGCGTTGCGCTCCAGGTCGTCCAGGCCACCGCACATGAAGAACGCCTGCTCGGGGAAGTGGTCGAACTCACCCTCGCTGATCTTCTTGAACGCCTCGACGGTGTCCTTGACCGGGACGTACGAGCCCTTGATGCCGGTGAAGACCTCGGCCGCGTACGTGTTCTGCGACAGGAACCGCTCGATCCGGCGGGCCCGGCCGACGGTGACCTTGTCGTCTTCGGACAGCTCCTCCATGCCGAGGATGGCGATGATGTCCTGCAGGTCCTTGTAGCGCTGCAGGATCCGCTTCACCTCGGAGGCGACCGCGTAGTGCTCGGCGCCGACGAACTCGGCCGCGAGGATCCGGGACGAGGACGCCAGCGGGTCCACCGCCGGGTAGATGCCCTTGTCCGAGATGGACCGCTCGAGGTTGGTGGTCGCGTCCAGGTGGGCGAACGTGGTGGCCGGCGCCGGGTCGGTGTAGTCGTCGGCGGGCACGTAGATCGCCTGCATGGACGTGATGGCCTGGCCGCGGACCGAGGTGATCCGCTCCTGCAGCTCGCCCATCTCGTCGGCCAGCGTCGGCTGGTAACCCACGGCCGAGGGCATCCGGCCCAGCAGGGTGGACACCTCGGAACCGGCCTGGGTGAACCGGAAGATGTTGTCGATGAAGAGCAGCACTTCCTGCTTCTGTACGTCGCGGAAGTACTCGGCCATCGTCAGCGCGGACAGCGCGACCCGCAGGCGGGTGCCCGGCGGCTCGTCCATCTGGCCGAAGACCAGCGCGGTCTTGTCGATGACGCCGGACTCGGTCATCTCGTGGATCAGGTCGTTGCCCTCGCGGGTGCGCTCACCCACGCCGGCGAACACCGACGTACCGCCGAAGTTGTTGGCGACCCGGATGATCATCTCCTGGATGAGCACCGTCTTGCCCACGCCCGCGCCGCCGAAGAGGCCGATCTTGCCGCCCTTGACGTACGGGGCGAGCAGGTCGAGCACCTTGATGCCGGTCTCCAGCATCTCGGTCTTGGGCTCCAGGTCCGCGAAGGCCGGCGGCCGGCGGTGGATCGTCCAGCGGTCCTTGATGTCGAGCTTCTCGCCCTCCTTGAGGTTGAGGCACTCGCCGATCGCGTTGAACACATGACCCTTGGTGCCGTCGCCCACCGGCACGCTGATGGCCTCGCCGGTGTCGCGCACCACGGCGCCGCGGACTAGGCCGTCGGTCGGCTGCATGGAGATCGCCCGGACCAGGTTGTCGCCCAGGTGCTGGGCGACCTCCAGGGTCAGCGTCTTCTCACCGCCGGCGAGCGACACGTCGACGTGCAGGGCGTTGAAGATGTCGGGCATCGCGTCGCGCGGGAACTCGGCGTCGACGACGGGACCGATGACCCGGACGACCCGACCAGTCGCAGTTTCAACAGCAGCAGTCATCACTCATTCACTTCCCGCCGCGGCCAGCGCGTTCGCGCCGCCGACGATCTCACTGATCTCCTGGGTGATCCCGGCCTGGCGCGCGGAGTTCATCTCGCGCGTGTAGTTCTGGATCATCTCTTCCGCGTTGTCGGTCGCGCTCTTCATCGCCCGGCGGCGGGCCGCCGACTCGCTGGCCGCGGACTCGATGAGCGCGGCGTAGATGCGCGTGTTGATGTACTTGGGCAGCAGCGCGTCGAGCAGCGCCTCGGCCTCGGGCTCGAACTCGTACGCCGGCAGCAGACCCTCGGACCGGGGGCGGTCCTCGACCTCCATAGGACCGATGATCCGGCATACCGGCGTCTGCGTCATCAGCGACTGGAACTGCGTGTACACGATGTGCAACTCATCGACGCCGAGGACGCCATCCGGGCCGGGACCCTCGTGGTCGTCGTCCGCTCCCTGGACAAAGGACGAGATCAGCGTCTCGCCGATGGTCCGGGCGTCGGCGAACGACGGCTGCTCGGAAAAGCCCGTCCAGTTCGCCTCGATCGGCCGGTTGCGGAAGCGGTAGTACGTCACGCCCTTGCGGCCGACGACGTACAGGACCGGCTCCTTGCCGTCGGCCCGCAGCCGGGCGATCAGCGACTCCGCGGTCTTGATCGCGTTGGAGCTGTAACCGCCGGCCAGGCCGCGGTCGCTGGTGATGACCAGGATGCCGGCCCGGCGCACCCGCGGCCTCGCGGTCAGCAGCGGGTGGTCGATGTTGGCGTTGGACGCCAGCGCGGTCAACACGCCGGTGATCGCCTGGGCGTACGGCAGGGACGCCGCCACCCGCGCCTGGGCCTTGGCGATGCGGCTCGTGGCCACGAGCTCCATCGCCTTGGTGATCTTCTTCATCGACTTCGCCGTGCGGATCCGTTGACGAAGAACGCGTACCTGGGCCGCCATCGCTCGTCCCTACTGCTTCTCGGCCGGCGGGGTGTCGCGGTAGCGGGTCACCGTCTCGTGGTTCTCCTCGCCCTCGAGCGCCTTGGCCGGCGCCTCCGTGCCGAGGTGCTTGTCTTCCTTGCCGAGGAACATCTGCTTGAACTTCACGATGGCCTCGTCGAGGCCGTTGACGATGTCGTCGTCCCAGTTGTTGTCCGCGATCGACTGGAGCGTCGGCTTGTACGAGTGCCGCAGGTACTCCAGGAACTCGGACTCGAACCGCCGGACCTCGCCGACCGGGATGTCGTCGAGCTTGCCCTCGGTGCCGGCCCAGACGGAGACGACCTGCTCCTCGACCGGGTACGGCGAGTAGTTCGGCTGCTTCAGCAGCTCGACCAGGCGGACACCGCGCTCCAGCTGGTCCCGGGACGCCTTGTCGAGGTCGGACGCGAACGCGGCGAACGCCTCCAGCTCGCGGTACTGGGCAAGGTCGAGCCGCAGCCGGCCGGCGACCTTACGGAGCGGCTTGACCTGGGCCGCGCCGCCCACGCGAGAGACCGAGGTGCCGACGTTGATCGCCGGACGGACGCCCTGGTTGAACAGGTCGGACTCCAGGAAGATCTGGCCGTCGGTGATCGAGATGACGTTGGTCGGGATGAAGGCCGAGATGTCGTTGGCCTTCGTCTCGATGATCGGCAGGCCGGTCATCGAGCCGCCACCCAGCTCGTCGGACAGCTTCGCGCAACGCTCCAGCAGCCGGGAGTGCAAGTAGAAGACATCACCCGGGTACGCCTCGCGGCCCGGCGGGCGGCGCAGCAGCAGCGACACCGCGCGGTACGCCTCGGCCTGCTTGCTCAGGTCGTCGAAGACGATCAGCACGTGCTTGCCGGCGTACATCCAGTGCTGGCCGATCGACGAGCCGGTGTACGGGGCGATGTACTTGTAGCCGGCCGGGTCGGAGGCGGGCGAGGCGACGATGGTGGTGTACTCCATCGCGCCGTGCTCCTCGAGGATGCCCTTGATCGACGCGATCGTGGACGCCTTCTGGCCGATGGCGACGTAGATGCAGCGCACCTGCTTCTTCGGGTCGCCGGACTCCCAGTTGGCCCGCTGGTTGAGGATCGCGTCG
Coding sequences within:
- a CDS encoding F0F1 ATP synthase subunit gamma; protein product: MAAQVRVLRQRIRTAKSMKKITKAMELVATSRIAKAQARVAASLPYAQAITGVLTALASNANIDHPLLTARPRVRRAGILVITSDRGLAGGYSSNAIKTAESLIARLRADGKEPVLYVVGRKGVTYYRFRNRPIEANWTGFSEQPSFADARTIGETLISSFVQGADDDHEGPGPDGVLGVDELHIVYTQFQSLMTQTPVCRIIGPMEVEDRPRSEGLLPAYEFEPEAEALLDALLPKYINTRIYAALIESAASESAARRRAMKSATDNAEEMIQNYTREMNSARQAGITQEISEIVGGANALAAAGSE
- the atpA gene encoding F0F1 ATP synthase subunit alpha, whose amino-acid sequence is MAELTISTEEIRGALERYVASYTPDVTREEVGTVADAGDGIAHVEGLPSTMANELLEFEDGTLGVALNLDVREIGVVVLGEFAGIEEGQRVKRTGRVLSVPVGDKFLGRVVDALGTPIDALGDIENEGYRELELQAPNVMARQGVSEALQTGIKAIDAMTAIGRGQRQLIIGDRKTGKTTVALDAILNQRANWESGDPKKQVRCIYVAIGQKASTIASIKGILEEHGAMEYTTIVASPASDPAGYKYIAPYTGSSIGQHWMYAGKHVLIVFDDLSKQAEAYRAVSLLLRRPPGREAYPGDVFYLHSRLLERCAKLSDELGGGSMTGLPIIETKANDISAFIPTNVISITDGQIFLESDLFNQGVRPAINVGTSVSRVGGAAQVKPLRKVAGRLRLDLAQYRELEAFAAFASDLDKASRDQLERGVRLVELLKQPNYSPYPVEEQVVSVWAGTEGKLDDIPVGEVRRFESEFLEYLRHSYKPTLQSIADNNWDDDIVNGLDEAIVKFKQMFLGKEDKHLGTEAPAKALEGEENHETVTRYRDTPPAEKQ
- a CDS encoding LCP family protein; amino-acid sequence: MRKKPRWAVLCTIFGAFLLLGSGGSLVATEVLLARYEGAVETADLFGDEAAAAAEPKTDIKGPLNFLLVGIDPRANNPNEPPRSDSILILQVPDGHDRGYLFSLPRDLIVEIPAFPKADFDGGRDKINAAMAYGSRVPGQEKPDPARGFELLAKTVTNYTGIKRFDAGAIINFTGFRKIVDAMGGVTMTLDIDVKSEHLQPDGSGRKGNPNGEGYIGPQKVYKKGTHHLKGWEALDVVRQRKTVGGDYVRQKHQQQFIKAMVSQAFSKDVVTNPVKLDKVLRSAGESLIFNGRGHSVVDYGLTLRNLRASSITMIKLPGRGVGTGSNYKGEELLDPSQDFFAAVQADTLDTFVVSHPELIQR
- the atpD gene encoding F0F1 ATP synthase subunit beta, with the translated sequence MTAAVETATGRVVRVIGPVVDAEFPRDAMPDIFNALHVDVSLAGGEKTLTLEVAQHLGDNLVRAISMQPTDGLVRGAVVRDTGEAISVPVGDGTKGHVFNAIGECLNLKEGEKLDIKDRWTIHRRPPAFADLEPKTEMLETGIKVLDLLAPYVKGGKIGLFGGAGVGKTVLIQEMIIRVANNFGGTSVFAGVGERTREGNDLIHEMTESGVIDKTALVFGQMDEPPGTRLRVALSALTMAEYFRDVQKQEVLLFIDNIFRFTQAGSEVSTLLGRMPSAVGYQPTLADEMGELQERITSVRGQAITSMQAIYVPADDYTDPAPATTFAHLDATTNLERSISDKGIYPAVDPLASSSRILAAEFVGAEHYAVASEVKRILQRYKDLQDIIAILGMEELSEDDKVTVGRARRIERFLSQNTYAAEVFTGIKGSYVPVKDTVEAFKKISEGEFDHFPEQAFFMCGGLDDLERNARELMK
- a CDS encoding F0F1 ATP synthase subunit epsilon translates to MALHVELVAVEEKVWSGEADMVVARTTEGELGVLPGHAPLLGQLAEPSQVRVKLTGGDQIAYDVAGGFLSVTAEGVTVLAESATPAAPATR
- a CDS encoding DUF2550 domain-containing protein, with the translated sequence MLVLEWIGVGVLILLAFVAVLFVRRALVAGAGTIKLNLRVSTMLDGRGWSPGFGRFVGDELRWYRMFSFAIRPKRVLSRHGLVVERRRPPEGQERLTMPTDWVILRCLSHHAPVEIAMAKSTVTGFMSWLEAAPPGAVSPFLATH